A window of Castanea sativa cultivar Marrone di Chiusa Pesio chromosome 8, ASM4071231v1 genomic DNA:
TGATCTGTGAGTTTAGGGAGGATAGAATCGTCTGCTTTATTTTTCCCATTCAAAATTGTGTTTCAAAGTAGATTGTTTGAATCGTATGATCAGATAACTCAGAACAAATAAAGTTGCTGCGCGTTTTCTACAGCTATGATGGGTACGTTTGGTTTGGGTCCAAGATTTTTGGATTCCAGAACAGCTTGGTTGAGCTGGGATGAATACCTGGACTTAGCTCAGTTTAAGCATTGCTTATGGTATTGTTGAACCGGTAGAAATTGGGGTAGGTAGCAGGGTACAACCTTCCCTGGTTGAAATGGTCGGTTCATAACTTAATTTATCTGCCAGGCGTGCTGATCTTCACCTGTTTAAATGCTAACTACTTGAAGGATAAAAATAATCAAGTTGGATCTACGACTGGTACTTGGAAGTTTACTGGTTTAGTCGGTAGAGTTTATTGGTCtgttttacaaaatataaaagataaaattgcCTGCCTTCTTTTCCAGAGAATTCAATAGATGGGGGAGTGGCGATTCTGATGGAAACACCAATAAGTGTTAATTGAACTAcaagattcttagtattttacttaaagattgaaaaatattaaaaggttAGAAAGAACTACCTATATTCTTGTATATTTCTGCGTACAGTGAATATAAAGTTGTAAACTTCTTCAAGCCAATTGTTTTATTATCGTATACCGCTCTTGGagtatttgaataattttttcaaattcaatgaCCTTAAAAACCTCGTCAATAATGGTGGCAAAgagaaacaaatgaaaaaaacataaattattctaaaataaattataatgttgATTGTTGACCAATATTGTCTTATGCGTGATGCATGAAAATGAACCTGGCCATACACTTGAGCCAACATTTGTAGAATTCAACATCGTCATTGCATAGCATTTGAAACCATCATCATGGTTATCATAATTCCTTGAAAACCCTTTGGTTTCTCTACCGACATTACTCTATTTGGCCTCACTTTCGTAGCGGCTCTCTAATTATAGCATTTAAAGAGTGAacgttttcttttgtttaaaaaatcaattcctTGCAGCTTTTGCAAGACAGTCTTGGAACAAACTTCACAATGGATGCAAGAGACAAACCAGAGGACCCAACTTTGTGCTGTAATGGCATACAGCAATACACTTTCTTTGATCATTCCAACCATTTCATCACAACTTTGTTCTCAAAGCCTCAAACCCGCTTGAGTGAATTCAATCAGGTGAAGTTTATTGCTTTTAATGCTCTTGAGAGATCCAGGGCCCAGAGAACCAACTCTATTGTATTGGAGACGCTCAATGGAGGAGACTCATCTGAGCTTTCTGACAAACTTGATGAAGATTCTGATTTGAAGTCAGATGTTGAGTCATCATGTTGTCTTCAAGAGGATGTTGTTTATGATTCATGGGAGAATGAGCAAAGCATTAATGAAATAGTATGTGAAGAGGGAACCAGAAAGAGGCTACAGTTTCTGGCAAGAATGGTTGGAGTTGATGACAATACGGAACCTGAGGTGGTTCTAGCTGAAGTTGTGAGGGTTCTGAAGAAGTTAGAGAGATTAAATGGATTTCAGCTACTCAAAtgatgatttgggttttgttcttCTTCCCTGGTATAGCTATATTTGCACTCTACATGAATTGTTTTAGTTTTCAAATCATGATTTAATTGAAAACTTTGATATCTCTTACAGACACTAGAATGTCTTGCAGATATAGTATTTatttggttctctctctctttcttcttcttcttcttcttcttcttcttctttttttttttttttttttttttttttttttttttttttttttttttctgaataattTTCCTCCTATGCTCTCCCCACTTCACCATATATTGTCACACCTTTTGAGTTTgcattagggaaaaaaaattatgcactTATCTTAAGAGCAAAATAGTAGAATGCAACAATAATTtgatcaaaagtaaaaaaaaggacatgatttaaaatataatgGTGAATGATTAatactctaatatatatatatatatatatatatatatatatatatatatatatatatataatttgatagttgtaATAGGAGGAGTGATTTGAATTTGGAGACACTAGAAAGTGCGAATGAAACCTTTGTTTTCCTCAAACATATATTTACCTTATTATATGCAGTGGATCCATGTGTTCTCATATTGAAGTCACCAAATGTCAAGCATTTTGCATTCTTACGGTTGATCTTAATCCAAATTTGCACAAAAGACCCTGTTTGTATTAGTTTCTTTGAAGATGTCATGGATATAGACATATTCTAGCATCAAAGGACCACAAAATATTAATTCTATCAAAGTAATAACATAATGCAATAATTTTGGTAAtaaagaaattgtaattttgcctcgattatttttctacaaattATTTATGTTGAAGGGAACCATAATAAATATGAGTGACCAATGCATACTCTTGGTGCGAtgatcactccataagtataaatgcttgtggggtgttgGAGGGCAAGGGccaaggttcaagtctccaagaagaaacttcacacacatatatatttagattaggttatagtataatttctatcttgtaaaaaaaatgaacacagTAAAGAAATAGAATATGATAAACATTATGTCCTCACCATTCCATTTACTATTACATAtctctcaaatatatataaaccgaaaataaataaataaatgagacaACACgtttgtatttaatttagtgTGGTAATGGTGCACTTCATTTACCACATAAACTTatggaccaaaagtgcatttacacatttttttttaattgtttttcttttttcacacgTAAAAACCACCGTTTACTCTCTTGATACGGTGGTTACTCCATAACTATAAGTGCTTATGGGGTGTGGAGGGCAAGggccgggattcaagtctctaggaggaagATTCACACTGGAAGTTCTACAACCTTCCCTAGTGTCTTTACCCTTTTAGCATATTACCcattatttttgccaaacacatgCATTACTACTGTCACATTACCTTAGTTGCTTGCACTGTTATGTTCGGGGTGAAATTCCCACAACCGGGGGATTTTGTCATTGCAAAAAGGGTTGGAGGATATGAAAAGGTATTATGATAGTAAGATTTCTAAGGTTAGAGTCTTGCATGTGCACTTACAGTCATATACAggccaaaattggaaattaagATTAActtttaaacaatataattagtaggcactgttaccaaattatattttttactaacatctcgagtttaaaaGACTCTATTTTGAGCTTATAAATCGACTCTCAAAGGCTCGATTTTCATGGTCCGATcacgtctgatgtggcatttttttcgCGTGGAGTttacctggaaatcgagtctctaagactcgatttacaagccaaaaaaaaaaaaattaagtttaagtCTTTTACAATCCATTCCCAGAAATacacaaccaccaccaaaacccacaTTTTGCCTATCCCATGTCAAAATCCACCCACCACCATGGGATTTGTAGAAGATCATGACTAAGCAAaatccaccacaaaaaaaaaaaaaaaaaccaaggcgAGCAAGCCCAGATCCACGGCTGCCTGGGTTGCACGACCTAAGCGCGCGGCGGCTTGGGTCGCGCGACCTGGGTGCATGGCTGCCTAGGTCGCGTGACCTAGGCTCGCGGCGGCCTGGGTCAGCATGGGTCAGAGGTGATGGGTTTGTGGCGGCTGGACTTGTGCAAATCAGcgtggaggaagaaagaagcagatggAGAGGTAGTGAGGAGAGAGACATGAAGAACAGATGTGAAAcatagaaaaaagaaggaaaataaaaaagtacagatataagatataaatcgagtcttagagactcaatTTCCAGATAAAcaccacgtggaaaaaatgtcacatcaaaCAGATCAGACTATGAAAATCGAccctcaaaaactcgatttttaggcccaagagactcgagatgttagtaaaaaaatatagtttcatAACAgtacctactaattatattggttgaaaattaatgttaatttccaattttggtCTCATATACATCCCAATAGTGTAGTTCAAAGAAATgttaatcattttctttttatcaagtTCAAACAATCACTTGCTGCTCCTACCCTAGAAATCTTTTATCACAATGGCCACTGTGTGTTGTTCTACAGGTGATTCTACCATTCTAGAGATTTGGCCAATTCATTCTCTTTGGAGTATATCAGAATATGCCCAGTTATATGGT
This region includes:
- the LOC142608448 gene encoding uncharacterized protein LOC142608448, which encodes MDARDKPEDPTLCCNGIQQYTFFDHSNHFITTLFSKPQTRLSEFNQVKFIAFNALERSRAQRTNSIVLETLNGGDSSELSDKLDEDSDLKSDVESSCCLQEDVVYDSWENEQSINEIVCEEGTRKRLQFLARMVGVDDNTEPEVVLAEVVRVLKKLERLNGFQLLK